In the genome of Xenopus laevis strain J_2021 chromosome 1S, Xenopus_laevis_v10.1, whole genome shotgun sequence, one region contains:
- the serpind1.S gene encoding uncharacterized protein LOC495373 precursor (The RefSeq protein has 3 substitutions compared to this genomic sequence) has translation MKLLHLATIFLLIYATLGAVKDLQEHFEDTSTGIRPKGSQTQAIENLQDDTVTNDLITEGEEEDDYLDFDKIFGDDEDYIDIIDAAPEIKNAETQQGNIFELFHGKTRVQRLSIINANFGFNLYRAIKNNTDASENILLAPVGISTAMATISLGTKGQTLDQVLFTLGLKDFLNVSSKYEILTLHNVFRKLTHRLFRRNFGYTLRSVNDIYVRKDFSIRETFKKNLKNYHFTEAQMVDFESKDFLTKANKRIQQLTKGLIKEALTNVDPALLMLLVNCIYFKGTWENKFPVEYTQNMNFRLNEKELVKVPMMKTKGNFLVAADPELDCAVLQLPYVGNISMLIVLPHKLSGMKLLEKQISPQVVEKWQNIMTNRTREVFLPRFKLEKNYNLQEVLSNMGATDLFNHGDFSGVSDKDINIGLFQHQGTITVNEEGTEAAAVTVVGFMPLSTQTRFVADRPFLFLIYEHRTNCLVFMGRVANPTKS, from the exons ATGAAACTTCTACACTTAGCTACAATATTTCTTCTTATTCATGCAACACTTGGTGCAGTTAAGGACTTGCAGGAGCACTTTGAAGACACTTCTACAGGTATACGCCCCAAGGGAAGTCAAACCCAAGCTATAGAAAACCTCCAGGATGATACAGTCACCAATGATCTGATCACTGAAGGAGAAGAGGAAGACGACTACTTGGACTTTGATAAAATATTTGGGGACGATGAAGATTATATTGATATAATCGATGCTGCCCCTGAAATAAAAAATGCTGAAACACAGCAAGGGAATATTTTTGAACTGTTCCATGGGAAAACAAGGGTTCAAAGGCTCAGTATAATCAATGCTAACTTTGGGTTTAACCTTTACCGTGCGATAAAGAACAATACAGATGCATCTGAAAACATCCTGCTGGCACCTGTTGGTATCTCCACTGCAATGGCCACAATATCATTAGGTACAAAAGGTCAGACTCTGGACCAAGTACTTTTTACACAGGGCTTTAAAGATTTTCTTAACGTCAGCTCAAAGTATGAGATCTTAACATTACACAATGTCTTCCGGAAACTGACTCACAGGCTCTTTCGGAGAAATTTTGGCTACACCTTGAGATCCGTTAATGACATATATGTAAGAAAGGACTTTTCTATTCGGGAGACTTTCAAGAAGAACTTGAAAAACTACCACTTTACAGAGGCACAGATGGTAGATTTTGAAAGCAAAGATTTTCTTACTAAAGCCAACAAACGCATCCAGCAGCTTACGAAGGGCCTAATAAAAGAAGCACTGACAAATGTGGATCCAGCTTTACTCATGTTGCTTGTCAATTGCATCTACTTCAAAG GTACTTGGGAAAACAAGTTTCCAGTGGAGTATACACAAAACATGAATTTTCGGCTAAATGAAAAAGAGCTGGTAAAGGTACCGATGATGAAGACAAAGGGGAACTTCTTAGTAGCAGCTGATCCCGAGTTGGATTGTGCGGTTTTGCAGTTACCATATGTGGGAAACATCAGCATGCTTATTGTATTGCCGCATAAACTGTCTGGCATGAAACTTCTAGAAAAACAGATCAGCCCACAGGTGGTAGAAAAGTGGCAGAATATCATGACAAACAG GACAAGGGAGGTCTTTCTACCTCgtttcaaactggaaaaaaactacAACTTACAGGAAGTGCTTAGTAATATGGGAGCGACAGATCTATTCAATCATGGAGACTTCTCAGGAGTTTCAGATAAGGATATAAATATTGGCTTG TTCCAGCACCAAGGTACCATCACAGTCAACGAGGAAGGAACGGAGGCAGCGGCAGTGACTGTGGTGGGCTTTATGCCACTTTCTACACAAACTCGTTTTGTTGCAGACCGACCCTTCCTCTTCCTCATCTATGAGCATCGTACAAACTGCCTCGTTTTTATGGGAAGAGTAGCCAACCCTACAAAAtcataa